The Streptomyces sp. NBC_01268 genome window below encodes:
- a CDS encoding acyl carrier protein encodes MTHTLLDNPNFSGIRRRTPDGRHVVAVSLRSYMSVPEIRAALAELLGDQAGEIDFAVLHAGEEATADAVSDTTLLTGNFHAMHAPGSVVETELAERITLMMTEDAVVSMSDSIGDLGGDSLMCLELSEALISMWGVEIDPVEIFRMNSLKELADDIEARR; translated from the coding sequence ATGACGCACACGCTCCTCGACAACCCGAACTTCAGCGGCATCCGGCGCCGCACGCCCGACGGCCGGCACGTGGTGGCCGTGTCCCTCCGGTCCTACATGTCCGTCCCCGAGATCAGAGCCGCGCTGGCGGAGCTCCTCGGCGACCAGGCGGGCGAGATCGACTTCGCCGTACTGCACGCGGGGGAGGAGGCGACCGCCGACGCGGTCAGTGACACCACGCTGCTCACCGGGAACTTCCACGCCATGCACGCCCCAGGGAGCGTCGTGGAGACCGAGCTCGCGGAGCGGATCACGCTGATGATGACCGAGGACGCGGTCGTGAGCATGTCCGACAGCATCGGCGACCTGGGAGGGGACTCCCTCATGTGCCTGGAGCTCAGCGAGGCACTCATCAGCATGTGGGGAGTGGAGATCGACCCGGTGGAGATCTTCCGCATGAACTCCCTGAAGGAACTGGCCGACGACATCGAGGCCAGGCGGTGA
- a CDS encoding AMP-binding protein: MTSRSLDLLAGAAPDAPALLEKARVVTRGQARTMTEETARFLGDDRKKLVMVENPRSLPGALACLAALRAGHAVLPVEALTPDDARTYIDRLRPDVLVGPTCTAAADTPAGYGRPETAPHIGTVRRAPGSQTTSLAEELALVLRTSGSTSHGRLVRLSYDNLASNAASIGTATSIRPTDVAATSLRMDHSFGLSLFTSHLAAGAAVGLLTATPSSDRFWAEARILGATCAGLVPSTARFILRSHESAAKLATLRSLLVAGGPASPDELRRLREHARSVYYMYGQTEATARMTCLDPAAAADHEGSVGTPVPGGHIEIRGHDGTPLPEGRLGEVYYRGPNVMLGYAGSRADLALPDVTGDTLRTGDLGRARGGMLYLEGRIDRQVKVLGQRVNLDAVEATATATLGGTATAAVHTAPDEVSLYVEGDPEHMECLRAADLAYLGVPRGSLRLRTTPRLPRTPSGKIRYAAVGRHGTA, translated from the coding sequence GTGACGTCCCGGTCGCTGGACCTCCTGGCCGGCGCCGCACCCGACGCACCGGCCCTCCTCGAGAAGGCCCGCGTGGTGACGCGCGGGCAGGCGCGCACGATGACCGAGGAGACGGCCCGCTTCCTCGGCGACGACCGCAAGAAACTCGTGATGGTCGAGAACCCCCGCTCGCTACCGGGAGCCCTGGCCTGCCTGGCCGCGCTGCGCGCGGGACACGCGGTGCTGCCGGTCGAGGCCCTCACCCCCGACGACGCCCGGACCTACATCGACAGGCTGCGCCCCGACGTGCTGGTCGGGCCCACGTGCACAGCCGCAGCGGACACCCCGGCCGGATACGGCCGCCCCGAGACCGCCCCGCACATCGGGACGGTCCGCCGCGCACCCGGCAGTCAAACCACCTCACTCGCAGAGGAGTTGGCCCTAGTACTGCGCACCTCCGGATCCACCTCCCACGGCAGGCTCGTGCGCCTCTCGTACGACAACCTCGCGAGCAACGCCGCAAGCATCGGCACGGCGACGAGCATCCGACCCACCGACGTCGCGGCGACATCGCTGCGCATGGACCACAGCTTCGGACTGTCCCTGTTCACCTCCCACCTGGCCGCCGGCGCCGCCGTGGGACTGCTCACCGCCACGCCCAGCTCCGACCGCTTCTGGGCAGAGGCCAGGATCCTCGGCGCGACCTGCGCGGGCCTGGTCCCCTCCACGGCCCGGTTCATCCTGCGCAGCCACGAGTCCGCCGCGAAGCTGGCGACCCTCAGATCCCTCCTGGTCGCCGGAGGGCCGGCGAGCCCCGACGAACTGCGCCGGCTGCGAGAACACGCCCGGTCGGTGTACTACATGTACGGGCAGACCGAAGCGACGGCACGCATGACCTGTCTGGACCCGGCCGCCGCCGCCGACCACGAGGGCAGCGTCGGGACCCCCGTGCCGGGCGGACACATCGAGATCCGCGGCCACGACGGAACCCCGCTCCCCGAAGGGCGCCTCGGCGAGGTCTACTACCGGGGACCGAACGTCATGCTGGGATACGCCGGTTCGCGCGCCGACCTGGCCCTGCCGGACGTCACCGGCGACACCCTGCGGACCGGCGACCTCGGCCGCGCCAGGGGCGGCATGCTGTACCTCGAAGGCCGTATCGACCGGCAGGTCAAGGTACTCGGGCAGCGGGTGAACCTCGACGCCGTCGAGGCGACGGCGACGGCGACGCTCGGCGGAACGGCCACAGCCGCCGTGCACACCGCGCCCGACGAGGTCTCCCTCTACGTGGAGGGAGACCCGGAGCACATGGAGTGCCTCCGCGCAGCGGACCTCGCCTACCTGGGAGTCCCGCGAGGATCCCTGAGACTGCGTACCACGCCACGGCTCCCGAGAACACCCTCGGGAAAGATCAGATACGCGGCCGTAGGCCGTCACGGCACCGCCTAG
- a CDS encoding serine hydrolase domain-containing protein, producing the protein MSLSEPAARIRSLLEKWVARRTLLGAQVFHRHDGDVTDIAVGEAAPGVAATPDVVGRVYCANKSVLAVTAGVASQEGLLDLKDPMARFFDNCAPSMATVTVADLLGHTSGLPTALHKSTGSLEERARRIVASGSRQPGPARYNTQSAAAVLGSVLERLYGLPLADVVDEKVARPLALRDLALVPRPHQQYVPLHRRDGTMRFVPVADEDMGLHPANPGQAGVSTASDIGRLHADLVDSLRGGGKLLDRPTAAALCAVNATVQLHDLGARSWGLGVQRDLHEGILGEGWSPETFGHIGTTPRRIVTLHAADPASGRVMALRLFSVAEINDRCVQELTRIA; encoded by the coding sequence ATGAGCCTGTCCGAACCCGCGGCACGGATCCGCTCGTTGCTGGAAAAGTGGGTCGCACGCAGGACGCTCCTCGGAGCCCAGGTCTTCCACCGGCACGACGGCGACGTGACCGACATCGCGGTGGGAGAGGCCGCTCCCGGAGTCGCGGCCACCCCCGATGTCGTCGGCCGTGTCTACTGCGCCAACAAGTCCGTCCTGGCCGTCACGGCCGGAGTCGCCTCGCAGGAGGGGCTGCTCGACCTGAAGGACCCGATGGCGCGCTTCTTCGACAACTGCGCCCCCTCCATGGCCACGGTGACGGTCGCCGATCTCCTCGGGCACACCTCCGGTCTCCCTACCGCACTCCACAAGAGCACCGGTTCCCTGGAGGAGCGGGCCCGCCGCATCGTGGCCTCCGGCTCGCGCCAGCCGGGCCCCGCCCGCTACAACACACAGAGCGCCGCGGCCGTACTCGGGTCGGTCCTCGAGCGCCTGTACGGGCTCCCGCTCGCGGACGTCGTCGACGAGAAGGTGGCCCGCCCCCTGGCGCTGCGCGACCTGGCGCTCGTCCCGCGCCCGCACCAGCAGTACGTCCCGCTGCACCGCCGGGACGGCACCATGCGCTTCGTCCCGGTCGCCGACGAGGACATGGGTCTCCACCCCGCGAACCCGGGGCAGGCGGGCGTCTCCACGGCATCCGACATCGGCCGCCTCCACGCGGACCTCGTGGACTCCCTGCGTGGCGGAGGCAAGCTCCTCGACCGCCCGACGGCCGCGGCGCTGTGCGCGGTGAACGCCACGGTGCAGCTGCACGACCTCGGCGCCCGCAGCTGGGGCCTCGGCGTCCAACGCGACCTGCACGAGGGCATCCTCGGCGAAGGCTGGAGCCCCGAGACCTTCGGCCACATCGGCACCACCCCCCGCCGCATCGTCACCCTCCACGCCGCCGACCCGGCCTCCGGCCGCGTGATGGCCCTGCGCCTGTTCAGCGTCGCGGAGATCAACGACCGCTGCGTCCAGGAACTCACCAGAATCGCGTGA
- a CDS encoding ArsR/SmtB family transcription factor — MSMLRIHLSQEDLARTRVMDTWGPLGETLLSLTTLQQVKGPTVLGSWRQQVRQAWGPVLHPAATLFQSAFLDLFTLTGPTASWEEGLEALRGVRPDLMREELIGAGELRELMTGSTERWTGLAWGDPAHDRADRRALVDFLDGYHQVAVAPHWSRIRARLQQEQAAHARAFAEKGVEALLAGLPPGFRWRSPVLEIGRGAQVKDLRLDGRGLMLVPSAFYQTRPNVFLSPVDSQQPAVLFVPVLRTVGDVAGVLTTAPGGTLKALKALLGRTRAHALDAIGVSACTTSELAQRLGISLASASEHATVLRQANLIATTRHGSAVHHALTPLGSSLLNGTPSS, encoded by the coding sequence GTGTCGATGCTTCGCATCCACCTCAGCCAGGAGGATCTGGCCAGGACCCGTGTGATGGACACGTGGGGGCCGCTGGGGGAGACGCTTCTCAGCCTCACGACCCTGCAGCAGGTCAAGGGGCCTACGGTGCTCGGCAGTTGGCGTCAGCAGGTGCGGCAGGCATGGGGCCCCGTCCTCCACCCGGCTGCGACGCTGTTCCAGAGTGCCTTCCTGGACCTGTTCACGTTGACCGGGCCGACCGCGTCGTGGGAGGAGGGCCTGGAGGCGCTGCGCGGCGTTCGCCCGGACCTGATGCGCGAGGAGCTCATCGGGGCAGGCGAGTTACGTGAACTGATGACGGGGAGCACCGAACGGTGGACGGGGCTGGCATGGGGAGATCCCGCACACGACCGCGCCGACCGGCGGGCGCTGGTGGACTTCCTGGACGGATATCACCAGGTGGCGGTGGCTCCTCACTGGTCGCGGATCCGAGCCCGGCTGCAGCAGGAACAAGCCGCCCATGCCCGGGCCTTCGCCGAGAAGGGGGTGGAGGCGCTGCTGGCCGGGCTGCCGCCCGGGTTCCGCTGGCGCTCGCCGGTACTGGAGATCGGACGCGGCGCACAGGTCAAGGACCTCCGTCTCGACGGACGTGGGCTGATGCTGGTGCCGTCGGCGTTCTACCAGACCCGGCCGAACGTCTTCCTCAGCCCCGTCGACAGCCAGCAACCCGCGGTGCTGTTCGTCCCCGTCCTGCGTACCGTCGGCGATGTCGCCGGTGTGCTGACCACCGCACCGGGCGGGACCCTGAAGGCCTTGAAAGCGCTGCTCGGCCGGACCAGGGCCCACGCCCTGGACGCCATCGGGGTGAGCGCTTGCACGACGAGTGAGCTCGCTCAGCGCTTGGGGATATCTCTGGCCAGCGCCAGCGAACACGCCACTGTGCTGCGGCAAGCCAATCTGATCGCCACCACCCGGCACGGCAGCGCCGTCCACCACGCCCTCACGCCCCTGGGGTCCAGCCTCCTCAACGGCACACCCTCCTCCTGA
- a CDS encoding class I SAM-dependent methyltransferase has product MTQADRPDGMRAAVHETYGPADLSAVPVFAGGFINFGYWQPEDLDRPPTVEDRIRSQQDLYRQVLDSAGPLGGARLLEVGCGLGVGCALALAEYGPAQVTGMDIHPQQLDRARRANADLLDVGGVERLRLARGAAERMPFGDAEFDCVYSVEAAQHFDDLALFAAETARVLRPGGRTAITSFFTPDPAGAPRLAELLDTFADGLDIARTPSELTDALAWSGMVDVRCESIGPSVWPGWDHWLSAQWKPGTWPRNFLHAWEKGFLDYYVITASRP; this is encoded by the coding sequence ATGACTCAAGCCGACCGGCCCGACGGGATGCGGGCCGCTGTACACGAGACGTACGGCCCCGCCGACCTCAGTGCGGTGCCCGTCTTCGCGGGTGGGTTCATCAACTTCGGCTACTGGCAGCCCGAGGACCTGGACCGTCCGCCGACCGTGGAGGACAGGATCCGCAGCCAGCAGGACCTGTACCGGCAGGTGCTCGACTCCGCGGGGCCCCTCGGCGGTGCCCGGCTGTTGGAGGTCGGGTGCGGGCTGGGTGTCGGCTGCGCGCTGGCCTTGGCGGAGTACGGTCCCGCCCAGGTCACCGGCATGGACATCCACCCCCAGCAGCTGGACCGCGCCCGGCGGGCGAACGCGGATCTGCTGGACGTGGGCGGGGTCGAGCGGCTGCGGCTGGCGCGCGGGGCGGCCGAGCGGATGCCGTTCGGGGACGCCGAGTTCGACTGCGTCTACAGCGTGGAGGCCGCCCAGCACTTCGACGACCTGGCACTCTTCGCCGCGGAGACCGCCCGGGTGCTGCGGCCCGGAGGGCGGACCGCCATCACCAGCTTCTTCACCCCGGACCCCGCCGGCGCGCCTCGGCTGGCCGAGCTGCTCGACACCTTCGCGGACGGGCTGGACATCGCCCGTACACCGTCCGAACTCACCGACGCTCTGGCCTGGTCGGGCATGGTCGACGTCCGCTGCGAGTCCATCGGCCCCTCGGTCTGGCCGGGCTGGGACCACTGGCTGTCCGCCCAGTGGAAACCGGGCACCTGGCCGAGGAACTTCCTCCACGCCTGGGAGAAGGGTTTCCTCGACTACTACGTCATCACCGCCAGCCGCCCCTAG
- a CDS encoding Lrp/AsnC family transcriptional regulator, whose translation MTPDSRDTRADVRFSELDLALVDALQAAPRAPWSQIGRALGVDATTVARRWERLRLNGLAWVTAYDAAKSATVAYVEVRCRPRSLEGISRALADMPWVFSVDETAGDFDLLASVAAADLPSLGRSVHGLIGGLKGVRSTRTRLGITLYGEGGDWRMRAMEPAGHAELSAPRTARSTVYSARMHHPPAPEDQALLAALGVDGRLGYTELGVQAGMSEHTARRRLQRMISDGDITFRCDLAHPLAGLSTVVLYRTAVPHSHLAATGSALARMEEVRLAVSVSGSDNLLVMLWLRGLHAIDPFEAQLAERFPQLKVSDRTVFLRSRKRMGRLLDTTGLATGHIPFALPRV comes from the coding sequence GTGACACCCGATTCCCGCGACACCCGTGCGGACGTACGCTTCTCCGAACTGGACCTCGCGCTCGTCGACGCCCTGCAGGCGGCCCCCCGGGCACCGTGGTCGCAGATCGGCCGGGCGCTCGGTGTGGACGCGACGACGGTGGCCCGGCGCTGGGAACGGCTGCGCCTGAACGGTCTGGCCTGGGTCACCGCGTACGACGCGGCGAAATCGGCCACCGTCGCCTACGTCGAGGTGCGGTGCCGGCCGCGGTCCCTCGAAGGAATCAGCCGTGCCCTGGCCGACATGCCCTGGGTCTTCAGCGTCGACGAGACCGCCGGCGACTTCGACCTCCTGGCGTCCGTCGCCGCCGCCGACCTGCCTTCCCTCGGCCGCTCCGTACACGGCCTGATCGGCGGCCTGAAGGGCGTCCGGTCCACCCGGACCCGGCTCGGGATCACGCTGTACGGCGAAGGCGGGGACTGGCGGATGCGGGCCATGGAACCCGCCGGACACGCGGAACTCTCCGCGCCGCGCACCGCGCGCTCGACCGTCTACAGCGCCCGCATGCACCACCCGCCGGCGCCGGAGGACCAGGCCCTGCTCGCGGCCCTCGGCGTCGACGGACGCCTCGGCTACACCGAGCTCGGGGTGCAGGCAGGGATGAGTGAACACACCGCCCGCCGTCGGCTCCAGCGGATGATCAGCGACGGCGACATCACCTTCCGCTGCGACCTGGCCCATCCCCTCGCGGGACTCTCGACGGTGGTGCTCTACCGCACCGCGGTCCCCCACAGCCACCTCGCGGCCACGGGCAGCGCGCTGGCCCGGATGGAGGAAGTCCGCCTCGCCGTCTCCGTCAGTGGCTCCGACAACCTCCTCGTGATGCTCTGGCTCCGCGGCCTGCACGCCATCGACCCCTTCGAGGCGCAGCTCGCCGAGCGCTTTCCCCAGCTGAAGGTGAGCGACCGCACCGTCTTCCTCCGCTCCCGCAAGCGCATGGGCCGCCTCCTCGACACCACCGGCCTCGCGACGGGACACATCCCCTTCGCACTGCCCCGCGTATGA
- a CDS encoding MFS transporter gives MSAPSPQSARRTVRITIVLLFAAWLVDYADRLVINLVLPSLGAEFDLSRGQQGLVVSAFFLAYALAQIPGGMLADRYGARRVTLWALLAWSVFTALTGFAWSFAVLLVLRFAFGAAEGVFPPASLKVLVERTTPDERMAANGLVMSSNAVAGVLTPLLVAPLIAAFGWRSAFFSTAALGVFVLVAVRLRLPAPLPRVQPATGTLRTGAGGVLRLGVVWRFSAMMFGYSAIVWGFNTWVPSYLVEEHQVSLAAAGTLVAVPALAAAAAIVLGGRISDRLGGHHRKVIVPGMTVAAVTLLLTAFSSSLTGFLVFGTLASVAVALCYMPIFVVPLSGLAPEQVGVGSAVVVLGGQVAGMAVPPVVGALADAFSYQVAFASLVLGAVIAAAMALLTPQDAASFRTATGASPLPAPAKELS, from the coding sequence GTGTCTGCTCCGTCCCCGCAGTCCGCCCGGAGAACCGTCCGGATCACGATCGTCCTGTTGTTCGCTGCCTGGCTGGTCGACTACGCCGACCGGCTCGTCATCAATCTGGTCCTGCCCTCCCTCGGAGCCGAGTTCGACCTCAGCCGGGGCCAGCAGGGCCTGGTCGTCTCCGCGTTCTTCCTCGCCTACGCCCTCGCCCAGATACCCGGCGGGATGCTCGCCGACCGGTACGGCGCGCGGCGCGTCACGCTCTGGGCCCTGCTCGCGTGGTCCGTCTTCACCGCGCTGACCGGCTTCGCCTGGTCGTTCGCTGTCCTGCTCGTGCTGCGGTTCGCGTTCGGCGCCGCCGAGGGTGTCTTCCCACCCGCTTCCCTGAAGGTCCTCGTCGAGCGGACCACGCCGGACGAGCGCATGGCCGCCAATGGTCTGGTCATGAGCTCCAACGCTGTCGCCGGCGTTCTCACCCCGCTTCTTGTCGCTCCCCTGATCGCGGCCTTCGGCTGGCGGTCCGCGTTCTTCTCGACGGCGGCGCTCGGCGTCTTCGTCCTCGTGGCGGTACGGCTGCGGCTCCCCGCTCCGCTGCCCCGCGTGCAACCGGCGACGGGCACCCTCCGCACGGGCGCGGGCGGTGTGCTGCGGCTGGGCGTGGTCTGGCGCTTCAGCGCCATGATGTTCGGTTACAGCGCGATCGTCTGGGGCTTCAACACCTGGGTCCCCTCCTACCTCGTCGAGGAGCACCAGGTCTCCCTCGCCGCGGCCGGGACCCTCGTGGCCGTCCCGGCCCTCGCCGCGGCCGCCGCGATCGTCCTAGGGGGCCGGATCTCGGACCGGCTCGGCGGCCATCACCGCAAGGTGATAGTCCCCGGCATGACGGTGGCCGCCGTCACGCTGCTCCTGACCGCCTTCTCGTCCTCGCTCACCGGCTTCCTCGTCTTCGGCACGCTCGCCTCGGTCGCCGTGGCCCTGTGCTACATGCCCATCTTCGTCGTCCCGCTGAGCGGACTGGCCCCGGAACAGGTCGGCGTGGGCAGCGCCGTGGTCGTCCTCGGAGGCCAGGTGGCCGGCATGGCCGTCCCGCCCGTCGTCGGCGCCCTCGCCGACGCCTTCTCCTACCAGGTGGCCTTCGCCTCCTTGGTCCTCGGCGCCGTCATCGCCGCCGCCATGGCCCTGCTGACCCCGCAGGACGCCGCCTCCTTCCGGACCGCCACCGGAGCGTCCCCCCTTCCCGCACCCGCTAAGGAGCTCTCATGA
- a CDS encoding amidohydrolase encodes MTAAPLTRLLAALPERLPDLRALYEDLHAHPELSFQEFRTAGIAADRLRQQGWDVTEGVGGTGVVGVLANGEGPVVLLRADMDGLPVQERTGLPYASRETAVDGEGQEVPVMHACGHDMHVACLLGATAQLAAAREEWRGTVVAVFQPAEEVGGAPAMIEDGFPERFPRADVCLGQHVAPAPAGFVGTRSGPVMAASDSLRVRLFGRGGHGSTPESTVDPVVMAAAVVMRLQTIVSRETGAAQTAVVTVGSLHAGTKENIIPDTAELRINIRSTTPAVRDRVLSAVERIVRAEAAASGAPKEPEITELNSFPVTVNDERATDTVLTAIGEALGRERVFTLPQTLTGSEDFGVFGTALGVPSVFWHFGGADPALFRDVDPEALLTDGLPGTVPANHSPYFAPVPDPTIGIGVTALLAAAAAWLCHQDPRATDGRAG; translated from the coding sequence ATGACCGCCGCCCCCCTCACCCGCCTGCTGGCCGCCCTCCCGGAGCGGCTGCCGGACCTGCGCGCCCTCTACGAGGACCTGCACGCCCACCCCGAACTGTCGTTCCAGGAGTTCCGCACGGCCGGGATCGCCGCCGACCGGCTGCGGCAGCAGGGCTGGGACGTCACCGAGGGCGTCGGCGGCACCGGCGTCGTCGGCGTCCTGGCCAACGGCGAGGGACCGGTGGTCCTGCTCCGTGCCGACATGGACGGGCTGCCGGTCCAGGAGCGGACGGGACTGCCGTACGCCTCCCGCGAGACCGCCGTCGACGGCGAGGGCCAGGAGGTGCCCGTGATGCACGCTTGTGGACACGACATGCACGTCGCCTGCCTCCTGGGCGCCACCGCCCAACTGGCCGCCGCCCGCGAGGAGTGGCGCGGCACGGTCGTCGCCGTGTTCCAGCCCGCCGAGGAGGTCGGCGGCGCGCCGGCGATGATCGAGGACGGTTTCCCGGAGCGTTTCCCGCGCGCCGACGTCTGCCTCGGCCAGCATGTGGCCCCCGCGCCCGCGGGGTTCGTCGGTACCCGGTCCGGTCCGGTGATGGCCGCTTCCGACAGCCTGCGGGTCCGTCTCTTCGGACGCGGCGGGCACGGCTCGACGCCCGAGTCGACCGTCGACCCGGTCGTCATGGCCGCCGCGGTCGTCATGCGCCTCCAGACGATCGTCTCCCGGGAGACGGGAGCGGCACAGACCGCGGTGGTGACGGTCGGTTCGCTGCACGCGGGCACCAAGGAGAACATCATCCCCGACACCGCAGAGCTGCGGATCAACATCCGTTCCACGACTCCCGCGGTACGGGACCGAGTCCTCTCGGCCGTCGAACGGATCGTCCGCGCCGAAGCCGCCGCATCCGGGGCTCCGAAGGAGCCCGAGATCACCGAGCTCAACTCCTTCCCCGTCACGGTCAACGACGAGCGGGCCACGGACACCGTCCTGACCGCGATCGGCGAGGCCCTCGGCCGGGAGCGCGTCTTCACCCTGCCCCAGACCCTCACCGGCAGCGAGGACTTCGGCGTCTTCGGCACCGCCCTCGGCGTCCCCTCGGTCTTCTGGCACTTCGGCGGCGCCGATCCCGCCCTCTTCCGGGACGTCGACCCCGAAGCACTGCTGACGGACGGCCTGCCCGGGACCGTCCCCGCGAACCACTCGCCGTACTTCGCCCCCGTGCCCGACCCCACGATCGGTATCGGCGTGACCGCCCTGCTCGCGGCGGCGGCGGCGTGGCTGTGCCACCAGGACCCCCGAGCCACCGACGGCCGGGCAGGCTGA
- a CDS encoding amidase encodes MNVYDPGADLAYLSATEARRLFEARELSPVDLMRAVIDRAEQTEPVVNAFTERLFDEALEQARHAEDRFLGKGGLMPRPLEGIPVATKEKHAIAGRSLTEGSLVNVAATATENAPVIDRILEAGGIIHARTTTPEFSIATFTHSRLWGVTRNPWNPEFTPGGSSGGAGASLAAGTTLLASASDIGGSTRIPAAFTGTVGFKAPYGRIPGTAPLSADHYRGDGPMARTVDDCVAFANVLAGPDPRDHVSLRPKLVLPTEYDTVVGMRVALCLRLGAYDVHPEVEANTRAVARALMDAGAVIEEIELPWTRDDLLISLAAHFSTVFGALVSEIEADHRDRMTAYAAAFADTMAEARERVSYLDGLRVETRLQRELAEAMTPFDALICPTTAVPGLPAGDDLLGRLVVNGEDHGEPLWAAMTAPFNINNRCPVLNVPSGHSSWGVPTGVQIVGHTYDDPTVFRIGKALEHLRPWAYTPDRRPSVGSSSASSS; translated from the coding sequence ATGAACGTGTACGACCCCGGCGCCGATCTCGCCTACCTCAGTGCCACCGAGGCCCGACGGCTCTTCGAGGCCCGCGAACTGTCGCCCGTGGACCTGATGCGTGCGGTCATCGACCGCGCCGAGCAGACCGAACCCGTCGTCAACGCCTTCACCGAGCGACTCTTCGACGAGGCACTCGAACAGGCCCGGCACGCCGAGGACCGATTCCTCGGCAAAGGCGGCCTGATGCCGCGACCGCTGGAAGGCATCCCGGTCGCCACCAAGGAGAAGCATGCCATCGCCGGGCGCTCCCTCACCGAGGGCTCACTCGTCAACGTCGCCGCCACCGCGACCGAGAACGCTCCGGTGATCGACCGCATCCTGGAGGCCGGCGGCATCATCCACGCCCGCACCACCACCCCCGAGTTCTCCATCGCCACCTTCACCCACAGCCGTCTGTGGGGCGTCACCCGCAATCCGTGGAACCCCGAGTTCACTCCCGGCGGCTCGTCCGGCGGCGCGGGTGCCTCGCTCGCGGCGGGCACCACGCTCCTGGCCTCCGCCTCCGACATCGGCGGCTCCACCCGCATCCCCGCCGCCTTCACCGGCACTGTCGGTTTCAAGGCCCCGTACGGCCGGATCCCCGGCACCGCCCCGCTCTCCGCCGACCACTACCGCGGCGACGGCCCGATGGCCCGCACCGTGGACGACTGCGTCGCCTTCGCCAACGTTCTGGCCGGCCCCGACCCGCGCGACCACGTGTCGCTGCGCCCGAAGCTGGTCCTGCCGACCGAGTACGACACGGTCGTGGGGATGCGTGTGGCGCTGTGCCTCCGCCTCGGCGCGTACGACGTCCATCCGGAGGTGGAGGCCAACACCCGGGCGGTCGCACGCGCCCTCATGGACGCGGGCGCTGTCATCGAGGAGATCGAACTCCCGTGGACCAGGGACGACCTCCTCATCAGCCTGGCCGCGCACTTCTCGACCGTCTTCGGTGCCCTCGTCTCCGAGATCGAGGCGGACCACCGCGATCGGATGACCGCCTACGCGGCGGCCTTCGCCGACACCATGGCGGAAGCCCGCGAGCGTGTCTCGTACCTCGACGGCCTGCGCGTCGAGACCCGGCTGCAGCGCGAACTGGCCGAGGCGATGACCCCGTTCGACGCGCTGATCTGCCCGACGACGGCAGTGCCCGGCCTGCCCGCCGGAGACGACCTCCTGGGCCGCCTGGTCGTGAACGGCGAGGACCACGGTGAACCCCTATGGGCGGCCATGACCGCCCCCTTCAACATCAACAATCGCTGCCCGGTACTCAACGTCCCCAGTGGGCATTCCAGTTGGGGTGTTCCCACGGGCGTCCAGATAGTCGGCCACACCTACGACGACCCGACCGTCTTCCGCATCGGCAAGGCCCTGGAGCACCTCCGTCCCTGGGCCTACACCCCCGACCGCCGGCCTTCGGTCGGGTCAAGTTCCGCGAGCAGCTCCTGA
- a CDS encoding response regulator transcription factor — protein MNRTDVGREAATEPVIRVLIADDQPLVRRGLALILAPSPAITVVAEAENGEQALVLAREHRPDVVVMDIRMPVLDGVSATERLARDLPECRVLTLSTFDMDEYVVAALRAGAYGFLPKDSSPEELVAAIRTVRAGDAAVAPRLLTRLISTYIKNDQVVPPDRRQPGETAFGLTPREVEVWHLLATGLDNKEIARAMEISVSTVKNYITSVFEKLDVRDRAQAVIAAYESGLVVSPQAADAG, from the coding sequence GTGAACAGGACGGACGTCGGACGCGAGGCCGCAACCGAGCCGGTGATCCGGGTGCTGATCGCGGATGATCAGCCACTGGTGCGGCGCGGGCTGGCGCTGATCCTCGCGCCCTCTCCGGCCATCACCGTGGTTGCCGAGGCCGAGAATGGCGAGCAGGCCCTTGTGCTCGCCCGTGAGCATCGCCCTGACGTCGTCGTGATGGACATCCGGATGCCCGTCCTCGACGGGGTGTCCGCCACCGAGCGACTGGCCCGCGACCTGCCCGAGTGCAGGGTGCTCACCCTCAGTACCTTCGACATGGACGAGTACGTGGTCGCCGCACTGCGCGCCGGCGCGTACGGCTTCCTCCCCAAGGACAGCTCGCCCGAGGAACTGGTCGCCGCGATCCGCACCGTCCGTGCGGGCGACGCCGCCGTCGCGCCACGTCTGCTGACCCGGCTGATCTCCACCTACATCAAGAACGACCAGGTCGTGCCTCCGGACCGTCGGCAGCCCGGCGAAACCGCCTTCGGGCTCACCCCGCGCGAGGTGGAGGTCTGGCATCTACTGGCTACCGGATTGGACAACAAGGAGATCGCGCGCGCCATGGAAATCAGTGTCTCCACTGTCAAAAACTACATCACCAGCGTCTTCGAGAAACTTGACGTGCGCGACCGGGCGCAGGCTGTGATCGCGGCCTACGAGTCCGGCCTGGTCGTATCTCCGCAGGCGGCTGATGCGGGCTGA